One Vitis riparia cultivar Riparia Gloire de Montpellier isolate 1030 chromosome 4, EGFV_Vit.rip_1.0, whole genome shotgun sequence genomic window carries:
- the LOC117913472 gene encoding uncharacterized protein LOC117913472: MSIIMIRTPLLMSFFVFLQLLAILAHARTLSENSWNMFTQSTNVKMPTSLQPPSPVEKKKTGASTCAPGSSSCGKFMRITQYQSPSTSPPPPPKSPFGPVPSSRPSPAECLRSSSTPLPRNTSPCLAERLCIRFKTNYYGKRSSSSIPTSPASSSLVRHVKGIDSYPCSAKSL, from the exons ATGAGTATTATCATGATAAGAACTCCCCTTCTTATgtctttctttgtctttcttCAGCTTCTTGCTATTCTTGCTCATGCAAGAACTTTATCAG AGAATTCGTGGAATATGTTCACACAAAGTACTAATGTGAAGATGCCCACAAGTCTTCAACCTCCATCTCCAgtagaaaagaagaaaacaggcGCCTCTACTTGTGCTCCAGGGAGTTCTTCCTGCGGCAAATTCATGAGAATCACCCAATATCAAAGCCCCTCAACATCTCCCCCTCCACCCCCAAAATCACCATTTGGGCCCGTTCCAAGCTCAAGACCTTCTCCTGCAGAGTGTCTCCGCAGTTCGTCGACGCCCCTACCAAGAAATACTTCTCCTTGTTTAGCAGAGAGACTATGCATTAGATTCAAGACAAACTATTATGGAAAGAGGTCGTCATCAAGCATTCCCACATCTCCTGCATCCTCATCGCTAGTGCGCCATGTAAAGGGAATAGATTCTTATCCTTGTTCAGCAAAAAGTCTGTAA